A window from Kribbella jejuensis encodes these proteins:
- a CDS encoding rhomboid family intramembrane serine protease produces the protein MSSQTPARRTGRSVDTAKIGGGLKLLGVLVGLMWLVEVIDTAMNGSLNQYGIISREPRGLVGILTAPFLHLGFGHLISNTLPLVTLGLLIAINGAARLFQVTAIVAVIGGFGTWLISPPNMITIGASGVVFGYAAYLIVRGLFNRRIGQVLIGIVVIMVWGSALLTSLLPQDGISWQGHLCGGIAGVLAAWVLADDKQARAK, from the coding sequence ATGAGCTCGCAGACTCCCGCGAGGCGGACCGGACGCAGTGTGGACACCGCCAAGATCGGTGGTGGGCTGAAGCTGCTCGGTGTGCTGGTCGGGCTGATGTGGCTGGTCGAGGTCATCGACACGGCGATGAACGGGTCGCTCAACCAGTACGGGATCATCTCGCGCGAGCCGCGTGGCCTGGTCGGGATCCTGACCGCGCCGTTCCTGCACCTGGGGTTCGGCCACCTGATCTCGAACACGCTGCCACTGGTCACGCTCGGTCTGCTGATCGCGATCAACGGCGCGGCCCGGCTGTTCCAGGTGACTGCGATCGTCGCGGTGATCGGTGGCTTCGGGACCTGGCTGATCTCGCCGCCGAACATGATCACGATCGGTGCCAGTGGCGTGGTCTTCGGGTACGCGGCGTACCTGATCGTGCGGGGACTGTTCAACCGGCGGATCGGTCAGGTGCTGATCGGGATCGTGGTGATCATGGTGTGGGGCAGCGCGCTACTGACCAGTCTGCTGCCACAGGACGGGATCTCCTGGCAGGGCCACCTCTGCGGAGGTATCGCCGGCGTGCTGGCGGCGTGGGTGCTCGCCGACGACAAGCAGGCGCGGGCTAAGTAA
- a CDS encoding DUF389 domain-containing protein, which yields MHLRLIAPADRSERVLDTLVTDPRVTSIVRIPGAAHRPEGDVIECDVTREATSEVLAFLRSEGLYDDGAVALTSVDSAPSRNAQAAEKAAPGAPDDAVIWDAVVDQAYNEAGGSWVYYAFLTLATMIASVAVITDSSILVVGAMVVGPEFGVVAALAVGLFLRKGKLSRASLVLLVKGFVLAIALTAIAALLARAVGWVDVTDVTGARPLTGFIWRPDRWSAVVAVLAGCAGVLSQTAGRGNALVGVFISVTTVPAAGDLALSLALWAPHQIGGSAAQLGINLAGMTAAGVVTLMLQRLIWRSYLRVKRRAGARVEA from the coding sequence ATGCACCTTCGGCTGATTGCCCCAGCGGACCGCAGCGAACGAGTCCTGGACACGCTCGTCACCGACCCGCGTGTGACGAGCATCGTGCGGATCCCCGGCGCGGCCCACCGCCCCGAGGGCGACGTGATCGAGTGCGACGTCACCCGCGAGGCGACCTCCGAGGTCCTGGCGTTCCTGCGGTCCGAGGGCCTGTACGACGACGGCGCCGTCGCGCTGACCTCCGTCGACTCGGCACCGTCGCGAAACGCGCAGGCCGCCGAGAAGGCCGCACCCGGCGCACCCGACGACGCGGTGATCTGGGACGCGGTCGTCGACCAGGCGTACAACGAGGCCGGCGGCTCCTGGGTGTACTACGCGTTCCTGACGCTCGCGACGATGATCGCCTCGGTCGCCGTGATCACTGATTCGTCGATCCTGGTCGTCGGCGCAATGGTCGTCGGGCCGGAGTTCGGTGTGGTCGCGGCGCTGGCGGTCGGACTGTTCCTGCGCAAGGGCAAGCTCTCGCGCGCGTCGCTCGTACTGCTTGTCAAAGGGTTCGTACTCGCGATCGCGCTGACCGCGATCGCCGCATTGCTGGCCCGCGCGGTCGGCTGGGTGGACGTCACCGACGTGACCGGGGCGCGCCCGCTGACCGGATTCATCTGGCGGCCGGACCGGTGGTCGGCCGTGGTCGCCGTACTCGCGGGCTGCGCCGGCGTACTGTCCCAGACGGCCGGCCGCGGCAACGCGCTGGTCGGGGTGTTCATCTCGGTCACCACCGTCCCGGCCGCGGGAGATCTCGCGCTGTCGCTCGCGTTGTGGGCTCCGCACCAGATCGGCGGGTCGGCCGCGCAGTTGGGTATCAACCTGGCCGGGATGACCGCAGCGGGAGTGGTGACGCTGATGCTGCAGCGGCTGATCTGGCGCAGCTACCTGCGGGTGAAGAGAAGGGCGGGCGCGCGCGTTGAGGCTTGA
- a CDS encoding YaaA family protein, producing MTLILLPPSEGKTGRSRGRAVDLETLSFPELNPVREQVLETLAKVSASADAHDVLEVGASLQHEVERNTRWRTEPSVPVSELYSGVLYDALDYATLSAGSKRRAANRLLVISAAWGALRPADRVPPYRLSMSTTLPGHGPLASVWRDPLTTALKDIDGVIVDCRSSTYVAAWRPSGPQADKWVSVNVVRERNGVRTVVSHNAKHTRGLVARHLLESGKDPGTPKSLHKLVSDRWNTDLDRTTSGWTLTVVEHD from the coding sequence GTGACGCTGATCCTGCTACCGCCTTCGGAAGGCAAGACCGGGCGGTCGCGCGGCCGGGCCGTGGACCTGGAGACGCTGTCGTTCCCGGAGCTGAACCCGGTGCGCGAGCAGGTCCTCGAGACGCTCGCGAAGGTGTCCGCGTCGGCCGACGCGCACGATGTACTAGAGGTCGGCGCGTCGCTGCAGCACGAGGTCGAGCGCAACACCCGCTGGCGGACCGAGCCGTCGGTCCCGGTCTCCGAGTTGTACTCCGGTGTCCTGTACGACGCCCTCGACTACGCCACGCTCTCGGCCGGATCGAAGCGCCGCGCCGCGAACCGGTTGCTGGTCATCTCCGCCGCGTGGGGCGCGCTCCGCCCGGCCGACCGCGTCCCGCCGTACCGGCTCTCGATGAGTACGACGCTGCCGGGCCACGGACCGCTGGCGTCGGTGTGGCGCGATCCGCTCACCACCGCACTCAAGGACATCGACGGCGTGATCGTGGACTGCCGTTCGTCGACGTACGTCGCGGCGTGGCGCCCGAGCGGTCCGCAGGCGGACAAGTGGGTGTCGGTGAACGTGGTCCGCGAGCGGAACGGCGTACGCACCGTCGTCTCACACAACGCCAAGCACACCCGAGGCCTGGTCGCACGCCACCTGCTCGAGTCGGGCAAGGACCCCGGCACCCCGAAGTCCCTGCACAAGCTGGTAAGCGACCGCTGGAACACCGACCTCGACCGCACAACCTCAGGCTGGACCCTCACCGTCGTAGAACACGACTGA
- a CDS encoding alpha/beta fold hydrolase: MPYAVAAQGTRIAYQVSGEGQPLVLLAGQSNNHTWWDPVRADFEAEYRTITLDWRGTGASDKPDEVYSTRGFAQDVTAVLDALGVNTAHIYGTSMGGRVAQWLAIDHPERVDKLMLGCTSPGAAHGYERSQAIRRALADPARTEQVLLGLMYTPGWLADHPGPYYVLGDASMPPYAKGRHLVASNKHDAWDGLPTIAAPTLVLHGTDDLFSPVANAQLLADRIPNARAELIEGARHAYFHEFRDVASAAVLAFLSAA; this comes from the coding sequence GTGCCGTACGCCGTCGCCGCCCAAGGGACCAGGATCGCCTATCAGGTTAGTGGCGAAGGGCAACCACTTGTCCTGCTCGCCGGGCAGTCCAACAACCACACCTGGTGGGATCCGGTGCGAGCGGACTTCGAAGCGGAGTACCGGACGATCACCTTGGACTGGAGAGGAACAGGAGCCAGCGACAAGCCGGATGAGGTCTACAGCACCCGCGGTTTCGCGCAGGACGTCACGGCTGTTCTGGACGCTCTCGGAGTGAACACCGCCCACATCTATGGGACCTCGATGGGTGGCCGGGTCGCGCAGTGGCTCGCCATCGACCATCCGGAGCGCGTCGACAAGCTCATGCTGGGATGCACCTCACCCGGGGCCGCCCACGGGTATGAACGCAGTCAGGCGATCCGGAGAGCACTGGCGGACCCAGCACGCACAGAGCAGGTACTGCTCGGGCTGATGTACACGCCGGGCTGGCTGGCCGACCACCCCGGCCCGTACTACGTGCTGGGTGACGCGAGCATGCCGCCGTACGCCAAAGGCCGGCATCTCGTCGCGAGCAACAAGCACGACGCGTGGGACGGTCTCCCGACCATCGCCGCGCCGACCCTCGTCCTGCACGGCACCGACGACCTGTTCAGTCCGGTCGCCAACGCCCAGCTCCTCGCCGACCGGATCCCGAACGCCCGCGCCGAGCTCATCGAAGGCGCCCGGCACGCGTACTTCCACGAGTTCCGCGACGTCGCGAGTGCCGCGGTACTAGCCTTCCTGAGCGCCGCGTAG
- a CDS encoding APC family permease has protein sequence MSERAVAQRPELKRVMGPGLLLLFVVGDILGTGVYALTGKVAGEVGGAVWLPFLCAFVVAMLTATSYLELVTKYPKAGGAAVYTHKAFGIHFLTFLLTFAVMCSGLTSASSASKAFAANFFSAAHIDPDRGALLMITALAFMTLIALVNLRGVGESVKANVVLTCVELSGLLIVIGIGAWALLGGDGDTSRLTDFHVPEGESPFGAVTAATALAFFAMVGFEDSVNMAEETKDPVRIFPRMMLIGLSITGVIYVLVAISAVALVSPDELNKGATPLLKVVQAGAPGFPLEVFAWITMFAVANSALINMLMASRLLYGMSHEQVLPGPLGRVLRKRRTPYVAILFTTLLAFALIGYADLAALGGTTAFLLLCVFAVVNVAVLVLRRDRVEHKHFHAPTALPVAGVVLCVYLASPLSGRDSADYKIAGWLMVVGVGLWALTWLLNKYVFKRHAEFDPSHLDPQGPVN, from the coding sequence ATGAGTGAGCGGGCCGTAGCGCAACGCCCCGAGTTGAAGCGCGTCATGGGGCCAGGGCTGCTGTTGTTGTTCGTGGTCGGCGACATTCTCGGCACCGGCGTCTACGCGCTGACCGGGAAGGTGGCCGGTGAGGTCGGGGGAGCGGTGTGGCTGCCGTTCCTGTGCGCGTTCGTCGTCGCGATGCTCACCGCGACGTCGTACCTGGAGTTGGTGACCAAGTACCCGAAGGCCGGTGGTGCTGCCGTCTACACGCACAAGGCGTTCGGGATCCACTTCCTCACGTTCTTGCTGACCTTCGCGGTGATGTGCTCGGGTCTGACGTCGGCGTCCAGCGCGTCGAAGGCGTTCGCCGCGAACTTCTTCTCCGCCGCCCACATCGACCCGGACCGCGGCGCGCTGCTGATGATCACGGCTCTCGCGTTCATGACGCTGATCGCGCTGGTGAACCTGCGCGGCGTCGGGGAGAGCGTCAAGGCGAACGTCGTACTGACCTGTGTCGAGCTCAGCGGTCTGCTGATCGTGATCGGCATCGGCGCGTGGGCGCTGCTCGGCGGCGACGGCGACACCTCCCGGCTCACCGACTTCCACGTACCCGAGGGCGAGTCGCCGTTCGGTGCGGTGACGGCGGCGACCGCGCTGGCGTTCTTCGCGATGGTCGGGTTCGAGGACTCGGTGAACATGGCCGAGGAGACCAAGGACCCGGTGCGGATCTTCCCGCGGATGATGCTGATCGGGCTGAGCATCACCGGCGTCATCTACGTCCTGGTCGCGATCTCCGCGGTCGCGCTGGTCTCGCCGGACGAGCTGAACAAGGGCGCGACTCCGCTGCTGAAGGTGGTCCAGGCCGGCGCGCCGGGGTTCCCGCTCGAGGTGTTCGCGTGGATCACGATGTTCGCGGTCGCCAACTCGGCGCTGATCAACATGCTGATGGCGAGCCGGCTGCTGTACGGCATGTCGCACGAGCAGGTGCTGCCCGGTCCGCTCGGCCGGGTGCTGCGCAAGCGGCGTACGCCGTACGTCGCGATCCTGTTCACGACGCTGCTCGCGTTCGCCCTGATCGGGTACGCCGACCTCGCGGCGCTGGGTGGTACGACGGCGTTCCTGCTGTTGTGCGTGTTCGCGGTCGTCAACGTCGCGGTGCTCGTGCTGCGCCGGGACAGGGTCGAGCACAAGCACTTCCACGCACCGACCGCGCTGCCGGTCGCGGGCGTCGTACTGTGTGTCTACCTGGCCAGCCCGTTGTCGGGACGGGACTCGGCCGACTACAAGATCGCCGGCTGGCTGATGGTCGTCGGCGTCGGACTGTGGGCGCTGACGTGGCTGCTCAACAAGTACGTGTTCAAGCGGCACGCCGAGTTCGATCCGTCGCACCTCGACCCGCAAGGCCCTGTGAACTGA
- a CDS encoding threonine/serine dehydratase, with the protein MTVSLDDVQRAAERIAGRVRRTPVIQVAPGLTFKLELLQHTGSFKPRGAFNRLLSAKESGELTGQGIVAASGGNHGLAAAYAARELGVPARIFVPVTTPAAKLDKLRTLDADVVQIGNEYAEAYQAALAAREESGAVLVHAYDQPEIVAGQGTVGLELLDQAGTFDTVLVAVGGGGLIAGIATALGDHAQVIGVEPAAAPTMNRALQAGRPTDGPVGGVAADSLGARRLGDLAFEAVQNHHVRSILVDDDSIVAARSELWHQYHLATEHGGATAYAALVSGAYKPTAGERVVVVVCGANTDPSTLT; encoded by the coding sequence ATGACGGTAAGCCTCGACGACGTGCAGCGTGCCGCGGAACGGATCGCCGGGCGGGTACGGCGTACTCCGGTGATCCAGGTCGCGCCTGGCCTCACGTTCAAGCTCGAACTGCTCCAGCACACCGGCTCGTTCAAGCCGCGCGGAGCGTTCAACCGGTTGCTCAGCGCGAAGGAGAGCGGCGAGCTGACCGGCCAGGGGATCGTCGCGGCGTCCGGGGGGAACCACGGGCTCGCGGCGGCGTACGCGGCCCGCGAACTCGGCGTACCGGCCCGGATCTTCGTGCCCGTCACCACCCCGGCGGCCAAGCTCGACAAGTTGCGGACGCTCGACGCGGACGTGGTGCAGATCGGGAACGAGTACGCCGAGGCGTACCAGGCGGCGCTCGCGGCGCGGGAGGAATCCGGCGCGGTGCTGGTCCACGCGTACGACCAGCCGGAGATCGTCGCCGGCCAGGGCACGGTCGGCCTCGAACTGCTCGACCAGGCCGGCACGTTCGACACCGTGCTGGTCGCGGTCGGTGGCGGCGGCCTGATCGCCGGCATCGCCACCGCCCTCGGCGACCACGCCCAGGTCATCGGCGTCGAACCGGCCGCCGCGCCCACGATGAACCGCGCGTTGCAGGCCGGCCGGCCCACCGACGGTCCGGTCGGCGGCGTCGCAGCCGACTCACTGGGTGCCCGCCGCCTGGGCGACCTCGCGTTCGAAGCAGTCCAGAACCATCACGTACGGTCGATCCTGGTCGACGACGACTCGATCGTTGCCGCCCGCAGCGAGCTCTGGCATCAGTACCACCTGGCGACCGAGCACGGCGGTGCCACGGCGTACGCTGCGCTGGTTTCAGGTGCCTACAAACCGACAGCCGGCGAACGCGTAGTAGTGGTGGTCTGCGGCGCGAACACCGACCCGAGCACGCTTACTTAG
- a CDS encoding propionyl-CoA synthetase codes for MGAYDESYRRSLEDPDGFWLEAAEAISWTRSPTRVIDATEAPIFRWFPDGVLNTSYNALDRHVEAGAGDRTALIYDSPVTGSGASFTYAELRDEVATFAGALASLGVGKGDRVIIYMPMVPKAVVAMLACARLGAIHSVVFGGFAPRELAARIEDAGPKVIVAASCGIEPARVVEYKPIIDEALRLSSHQPAHTVVLQRPQAEAQLGQHDLDWSSLVADAQPVDPVQVAATDPLYILYTSGTTGRPKGVVRDNGGHAVALAWTMRNVYDIGPGDVWWTASDVGWVVGHSYIVYAPLLVGATTVLYEGKPVGTPDAGAFWRVISDHGAKALFTAPTAIRAIKKVDPEAAELTKYTMESFRTLFLAGERLDPETYHWAHDHLGVPVVDHWWQTETGWPIAANPRGLEPLRTKPGSATVPMPGWNVQILDPHGKELQPHEEGSIAIKLPLPPGALPTLWGDDQRYIDSYLKEYDGYYLTGDGGYIDDDGYIFVMGRTDDVINVAGHRLSTGSIEAVVAANPAVAECAVIGVHDPLKGQLPRALVVLKAGATVPEDVLRDELVGAVRREIGPVAAFRDVSVVEALPKTRSGKILRRTMRGIADGRDEPVPSTIEDPAVLDALRPVLRGAQEG; via the coding sequence ATGGGTGCGTACGACGAGAGCTACCGGCGAAGCCTGGAGGACCCGGACGGGTTCTGGCTGGAGGCGGCCGAGGCGATCTCCTGGACGCGCTCGCCGACCCGGGTGATCGACGCGACCGAGGCCCCGATCTTCCGGTGGTTCCCCGATGGCGTGCTGAACACGTCCTACAACGCCCTCGACCGCCACGTCGAAGCCGGCGCCGGCGACCGGACAGCGCTCATCTACGACTCACCCGTCACCGGGTCGGGCGCGTCGTTCACCTACGCCGAGCTGCGCGACGAGGTTGCCACGTTCGCCGGCGCACTCGCGTCGCTCGGTGTCGGTAAAGGTGACCGGGTCATCATCTACATGCCGATGGTCCCGAAAGCGGTCGTCGCGATGCTCGCGTGCGCCCGCCTCGGAGCGATCCATTCCGTGGTGTTCGGCGGTTTCGCTCCGCGAGAGCTCGCCGCCCGGATCGAGGACGCCGGTCCGAAGGTGATCGTCGCCGCGTCGTGCGGGATCGAGCCGGCACGGGTCGTCGAGTACAAGCCGATCATCGACGAGGCGCTGAGGCTCTCGTCGCATCAGCCCGCGCACACCGTCGTACTGCAGCGTCCGCAGGCCGAGGCTCAGCTGGGGCAACACGACCTCGACTGGTCGTCGCTGGTCGCCGACGCGCAGCCGGTGGATCCGGTCCAGGTCGCGGCGACCGACCCGCTCTACATCCTCTACACCTCCGGTACGACGGGGCGCCCGAAAGGCGTGGTCCGCGACAACGGCGGCCACGCGGTCGCGCTGGCGTGGACGATGCGGAACGTGTACGACATCGGCCCCGGCGACGTGTGGTGGACCGCGTCGGACGTCGGCTGGGTCGTCGGCCACTCGTACATCGTCTACGCGCCGCTCCTGGTCGGCGCGACCACCGTCCTGTACGAAGGCAAGCCCGTCGGTACGCCGGACGCCGGCGCGTTCTGGCGAGTGATCTCCGATCACGGGGCGAAGGCGCTCTTCACCGCGCCGACCGCGATCCGCGCGATCAAGAAGGTGGATCCCGAGGCCGCCGAGCTGACGAAGTACACGATGGAGTCGTTCCGGACGTTGTTCCTGGCGGGGGAGCGGCTCGACCCGGAGACGTACCACTGGGCGCACGACCATCTCGGCGTACCGGTCGTCGACCACTGGTGGCAGACCGAGACCGGCTGGCCGATCGCCGCGAATCCGCGCGGGCTCGAACCGCTGCGGACCAAACCCGGGTCGGCGACCGTGCCGATGCCAGGCTGGAACGTGCAGATCCTCGACCCGCACGGCAAGGAGCTCCAGCCGCACGAGGAAGGGTCGATCGCGATCAAGCTCCCACTGCCGCCGGGTGCGCTGCCGACGCTGTGGGGCGACGACCAGCGCTACATCGACAGCTACCTCAAGGAATACGACGGCTACTACCTGACCGGCGACGGCGGCTACATCGACGACGACGGCTACATCTTCGTGATGGGCCGCACCGACGACGTGATCAACGTGGCCGGGCACCGGCTGTCGACCGGGTCGATCGAGGCCGTTGTCGCGGCGAACCCGGCGGTCGCCGAGTGCGCGGTGATCGGCGTACACGACCCGTTGAAGGGGCAGCTGCCGCGGGCGCTCGTCGTACTCAAGGCGGGCGCGACAGTCCCCGAGGACGTACTGCGGGACGAGCTGGTGGGTGCCGTACGGCGGGAGATCGGGCCGGTCGCGGCGTTCCGCGATGTGTCGGTGGTGGAGGCGCTGCCGAAGACGCGGTCGGGGAAGATCCTGCGCCGGACGATGCGCGGGATCGCGGACGGCCGGGACGAACCGGTGCCGTCGACGATCGAGGATCCTGCCGTACTCGACGCGCTCCGGCCGGTGCTACGCGGCGCTCAGGAAGGCTAG
- a CDS encoding aldo/keto reductase — protein MATMGYRQLGDSGLTVSVVGLGCNNFGRRLDAGRTDAVVNAAIDAGITLFDTADIYRGEHGFSEELLGKALGSRRDEVVIATKFGGDMGGVNGPDWGVRGSRRYIRKAVESSLQRLGTDWIDLYQLHFPDPVTPIEETLSALSELVAEGKVRYIGSSQFAAWQVVDADWTSRSNGLEHFISAQNQYSLLDRDVEDELVPACEHLGIGILPFFPLASGLLSGKYKRGTTAPEGSRLATQPERLAQADFDKIEALETFAAERDLTMIDVAIGGLAAQPAVASVIAGATSPEQIAQNVAAGTWDPTAADLAILDELT, from the coding sequence ATGGCCACTATGGGGTACCGTCAATTGGGCGACTCGGGCTTGACCGTGAGCGTTGTCGGGCTGGGGTGCAACAACTTCGGGCGGCGCCTCGACGCCGGCCGCACCGACGCGGTGGTGAACGCCGCGATCGACGCCGGGATCACGCTGTTCGACACCGCGGACATCTACCGCGGCGAGCACGGCTTCAGCGAGGAACTGCTCGGCAAGGCGCTCGGATCGCGCCGCGACGAGGTCGTGATCGCGACCAAGTTCGGCGGCGACATGGGCGGCGTGAACGGCCCGGACTGGGGCGTCCGCGGCTCCCGGCGGTACATCCGCAAGGCCGTCGAGTCCAGCCTGCAGCGGCTCGGCACCGACTGGATCGACCTCTACCAGCTGCACTTCCCGGATCCGGTGACGCCGATCGAGGAGACCCTCTCAGCGCTCTCCGAGTTGGTTGCCGAGGGCAAGGTGCGGTACATCGGCAGTTCGCAGTTCGCCGCCTGGCAGGTGGTCGACGCGGACTGGACGTCTCGGTCCAACGGCCTCGAGCACTTCATCAGCGCCCAGAACCAGTACTCGCTGCTCGACCGCGACGTCGAGGACGAACTGGTGCCGGCCTGCGAACACCTCGGGATCGGCATCCTGCCGTTCTTCCCGCTCGCGTCCGGTCTGCTGTCGGGCAAGTACAAGCGCGGTACGACGGCACCCGAGGGCAGCCGGCTCGCGACCCAGCCGGAGCGGCTCGCGCAGGCCGACTTCGACAAGATCGAGGCGCTGGAGACGTTCGCCGCGGAGCGGGACCTGACGATGATCGACGTCGCGATCGGTGGCCTGGCCGCGCAGCCCGCGGTCGCGTCGGTGATCGCGGGCGCGACGAGTCCGGAGCAGATCGCCCAGAACGTCGCTGCCGGCACCTGGGACCCGACCGCCGCCGACCTCGCCATCCTGGACGAGCTGACGTGA
- a CDS encoding LuxR C-terminal-related transcriptional regulator, translated as MLESVGVEPPDEEAYRAVLSAPGCEIQELAATLGRDELDVLETVGRLEKLGLLTATSDDPVRLIPTRPDVAVDALVAVRRAELDRVRAEARVLLSELSTQEQYRPENLVEVIVGQEAIAARFAQLLNGTRNQLLVLDRPPYAAQAEESDTTVRGLLGDGVVVHGIYSPDSLDIPGGVDEAYSAADAGETSRVHPQVPMKLAVFDAKIALLPLSVDQLVDSALVVHPCALLDALIEMFWLLWDQAVPVVPAAKADPTDARLMTLLAAGFKDDAIARQLALSSRTVGRRVAELMETLGARTRFQAGIQAQRRHLLED; from the coding sequence ATGCTGGAGTCGGTGGGGGTGGAACCGCCCGATGAGGAGGCGTACCGGGCCGTGCTGTCGGCCCCGGGCTGCGAGATCCAGGAGCTGGCCGCGACCCTCGGCCGGGACGAGCTCGACGTACTGGAGACGGTCGGTCGGCTGGAGAAGCTCGGGCTGCTGACCGCCACGTCCGACGACCCGGTCCGGCTGATCCCGACCCGTCCGGACGTCGCGGTCGACGCGCTGGTCGCGGTCCGGCGGGCCGAGCTCGACCGCGTCCGCGCCGAGGCCCGGGTGCTGCTGTCCGAGCTCAGCACGCAGGAGCAGTACCGGCCGGAGAACCTGGTCGAGGTGATCGTCGGACAGGAGGCGATCGCGGCCCGGTTCGCGCAACTGCTGAACGGGACACGCAACCAGCTACTCGTCCTCGACAGGCCGCCGTACGCCGCGCAGGCCGAAGAGTCCGACACTACCGTCCGCGGACTGCTCGGCGACGGGGTCGTTGTGCACGGCATCTACTCCCCCGACTCGCTCGACATCCCGGGCGGTGTCGACGAGGCGTACAGCGCGGCCGACGCGGGCGAGACCTCGCGGGTGCATCCGCAGGTACCGATGAAGCTGGCCGTCTTCGACGCGAAGATCGCGTTACTGCCGTTGTCGGTGGACCAGCTGGTCGACAGCGCGCTCGTCGTCCATCCGTGTGCACTGCTCGACGCGTTGATCGAGATGTTCTGGCTGCTGTGGGACCAGGCGGTTCCCGTCGTACCGGCCGCGAAGGCGGACCCGACCGACGCGCGGTTGATGACGTTGCTCGCGGCGGGGTTCAAGGACGACGCGATCGCGCGACAGCTCGCCCTGAGCAGCCGCACCGTCGGCCGCCGGGTCGCCGAACTGATGGAGACGCTCGGCGCCCGCACCCGCTTCCAAGCCGGCATCCAAGCCCAACGCCGCCACCTCCTCGAGGACTAA